One window of the Deltaproteobacteria bacterium genome contains the following:
- a CDS encoding DUF1028 domain-containing protein produces MPAGGCAPPATADPPAAEPAGAPAAPPNRRAGAVAAFGDTAVPRRPVHTFSIVARDPRTGDLGVAVQSHWFSVGSVVTWAEAGVGAVATQSFAEPAYGPRGLQLMASGMSARAALDALVSVDPARDVRQVAFVDARGEVAVHTGKACIAEAGHVTGDGFSVQANMMGNDRVVPAMARAFRRARGPLAERLVAALEAGQAAGGDIRGRQSAALLVVRGEATGQPWRDRLVDLRVEDHPAPVAELRRLLTVHRAYEHMNDGDAAMERKDMAAALRHYRAAAKLAPDNLEIVYWHAVALASNGRLAQSLPLFRKVFAADANWIELTRRLERPGLLARDAIETIVARAAGAGSAPAR; encoded by the coding sequence ATGCCGGCAGGCGGCTGCGCGCCGCCGGCGACGGCCGACCCTCCGGCCGCCGAACCCGCGGGCGCGCCGGCCGCGCCCCCCAACCGGCGCGCCGGCGCCGTCGCGGCTTTCGGCGACACGGCGGTCCCGCGCCGGCCGGTCCACACGTTCTCGATCGTCGCGCGCGATCCGCGCACGGGCGACCTCGGCGTCGCCGTCCAGTCGCACTGGTTCAGCGTCGGCAGCGTCGTGACCTGGGCCGAGGCCGGCGTCGGCGCCGTCGCCACGCAATCGTTCGCGGAGCCGGCGTACGGCCCGCGCGGACTCCAGCTGATGGCCAGCGGCATGTCGGCCCGCGCGGCACTCGACGCGCTCGTGTCGGTCGACCCGGCGCGCGACGTCCGCCAGGTCGCGTTCGTCGACGCGCGCGGCGAGGTCGCGGTGCACACCGGCAAGGCGTGCATCGCGGAGGCCGGGCACGTCACCGGCGACGGGTTCAGCGTCCAGGCCAACATGATGGGCAACGACCGGGTCGTGCCGGCGATGGCGCGCGCGTTCCGGCGCGCGCGGGGGCCGCTGGCCGAGCGGTTGGTCGCGGCGCTCGAGGCGGGCCAGGCGGCGGGCGGTGACATCCGCGGCCGCCAATCCGCCGCGCTGCTCGTCGTCCGGGGCGAGGCCACCGGCCAGCCGTGGCGCGACCGCCTCGTCGATCTGCGCGTCGAAGACCACCCGGCGCCGGTGGCCGAGCTGCGGCGGCTGTTGACGGTCCACCGCGCCTACGAACACATGAACGACGGCGACGCTGCGATGGAGCGCAAGGACATGGCCGCGGCGCTGCGCCACTACCGCGCCGCCGCCAAGCTCGCGCCCGACAACCTCGAGATCGTCTACTGGCATGCGGTTGCGCTCGCATCCAACGGTCGGCTCGCGCAGTCGCTGCCGCTGTTCCGCAAGGTGTTCGCGGCCGACGCGAACTGGATCGAACTCACGCGGCGGCTCGAGCGGCCGGGCCTGCTGGCGCGCGACGCGATCGAGACGATCGTGGCCCGCGCCGCGGGCGCCGGCTCCGCGCCGGCCAGGTGA
- the amrB gene encoding AmmeMemoRadiSam system protein B, with protein MRKPAVAGRFYPGSPAALQQEVRRHLAAGAPDRRRRAVAVMAPHAGYVFSGDVAGKTFAEVEVPDRVIVLCPNHTGLGRRIAVHPAGAFAIPGAQIPIDAELAGRVLARVPGAEADALAHAYEHAIEVELPFLLAKNPRVKVVPIVLAGLSEREAVQLGEALADAAEDVGDRVLVVASSDMSHYLPDAEARRVDRVALAPLLASDPHGLYRTVVANDISMCGFIPATAMLAYAHRTGGGAPELTDYATSGDAFGDRDRVVGYAGVVVPQA; from the coding sequence GTGCGCAAACCGGCCGTCGCCGGGCGGTTCTACCCGGGCAGCCCCGCGGCGCTGCAGCAGGAGGTCCGCCGCCACCTCGCGGCCGGCGCCCCAGACCGCCGCCGCCGCGCGGTCGCGGTGATGGCCCCGCACGCGGGGTACGTGTTCTCCGGCGACGTCGCGGGCAAGACGTTCGCGGAGGTCGAGGTGCCGGATCGCGTGATCGTGCTGTGCCCGAACCACACCGGGCTCGGCCGGCGCATCGCGGTCCACCCGGCCGGCGCCTTCGCGATCCCGGGGGCGCAGATCCCGATCGACGCCGAGTTGGCCGGCCGCGTGCTCGCGCGCGTCCCCGGCGCCGAGGCCGACGCGCTCGCGCACGCCTACGAGCACGCCATCGAGGTCGAGCTGCCGTTTCTGCTCGCGAAGAATCCGCGCGTGAAGGTCGTGCCGATCGTGCTCGCCGGCCTCAGCGAGCGCGAAGCGGTGCAACTCGGCGAAGCCCTCGCCGACGCGGCCGAGGACGTGGGCGACCGCGTGCTGGTGGTCGCGTCGAGCGACATGAGCCACTACCTGCCCGACGCCGAAGCGCGCCGGGTCGACCGGGTGGCGCTCGCGCCGCTGCTGGCGTCCGACCCGCACGGCCTCTACCGGACGGTGGTCGCCAACGACATCTCCATGTGCGGCTTCATCCCGGCGACGGCGATGCTCGCGTACGCGCACCGCACCGGCGGCGGCGCGCCCGAACTGACCGACTACGCCACCAGCGGCGATGCGTTCGGCGATCGCGACCGCGTGGTCGGCTACGCCGGCGTCGTCGTGCCGCAGGCGTGA